A window from Leptothermofonsia sichuanensis E412 encodes these proteins:
- a CDS encoding pentapeptide repeat-containing protein yields MLAGQSNKMIGEKSLQRLRELIQIIAEANTEDFFELAKLAGLNPTEDFSTANLSGLDLRSAQLEGANLINTNLAQACLVNANLSDAKLISANLMAANLICAQMDNANLIGADLTGANLVSAKLWSANMTGAILSGATLNHADLRRAILTDARLDGASLRATTLSHTDLRRASLTQADLSGASFYGANLSNADLRWTDLSDASLAGATLEKTRLGGNQGLSRDAVLDLKRRGAIFER; encoded by the coding sequence ATGCTAGCTGGACAGTCTAACAAAATGATTGGTGAAAAATCTCTGCAGAGACTTCGAGAGCTGATCCAGATCATTGCAGAGGCAAATACTGAAGACTTCTTTGAGCTGGCAAAATTAGCAGGTCTGAATCCCACTGAGGATTTCTCAACAGCCAACTTAAGTGGATTAGATTTGCGTTCTGCCCAATTGGAAGGGGCAAACTTGATCAACACCAACCTGGCTCAGGCTTGTCTGGTTAATGCCAATCTCTCTGATGCGAAGCTGATCAGCGCCAATCTGATGGCAGCTAACCTGATTTGTGCCCAGATGGATAATGCCAATTTGATTGGTGCGGACTTAACTGGTGCAAATCTGGTCAGTGCGAAGCTCTGGAGTGCCAATATGACCGGCGCAATCCTTTCCGGGGCTACATTAAACCATGCGGATCTACGCCGTGCGATTTTGACGGATGCCAGGCTGGATGGTGCCAGTTTGCGGGCAACAACCTTAAGTCATACCGACCTGCGTCGTGCCAGTCTGACCCAGGCTGATTTGAGCGGTGCCAGCTTTTATGGGGCAAATTTGAGTAACGCTGACCTGCGCTGGACAGACCTGAGTGATGCCAGTCTTGCTGGAGCAACGCTGGAAAAGACTCGTCTGGGGGGGAATCAGGGTCTATCCAGAGACGCTGTCCTGGATTTGAAACGACGGGGAGCGATTTTCGAGCGTTGA
- a CDS encoding universal stress protein, with the protein MFKRLLFCTDFSDGVHRLAHFIPSLAETGVNQIVFFHAVPLDSGTIPKIDQVAVDKARERLSVALENVPAGVDVKVEIESGRPSDMILQTAANHRVDLIILGMPVRSRITERLFGSTAMRVCERTGLPLMVLRPQLISTYTREELELRCRHLFRNLLIPYDGTDVARYLIQQIKSRAAERPPTSLQQCHLCWVVEDVTRRGLPKGYQVEPALKELMSVKAELESINLCVEPVEVRQGDPICEILEAAQMGDVSAIAVTSGSLGKFQELSAPSFTRELLHRSWHPIIYFPPPRSQA; encoded by the coding sequence ATGTTTAAGAGATTACTTTTCTGTACTGATTTTTCAGATGGTGTGCATCGTCTGGCACACTTTATCCCTTCTCTGGCAGAGACTGGTGTTAATCAGATTGTCTTTTTCCATGCGGTTCCTTTGGACAGCGGTACCATTCCCAAAATAGATCAGGTTGCGGTTGACAAAGCCCGCGAACGTTTGAGTGTCGCACTAGAGAACGTGCCTGCTGGGGTTGATGTGAAAGTGGAAATTGAGTCGGGACGCCCCAGCGATATGATCTTGCAGACGGCTGCCAATCATAGGGTAGATCTGATTATCCTGGGAATGCCTGTTCGCAGTCGCATCACAGAACGGCTGTTTGGCAGCACCGCTATGAGGGTATGTGAGCGCACAGGACTCCCTTTGATGGTTCTTCGTCCTCAGTTGATTTCCACCTATACCCGTGAAGAACTTGAATTACGCTGTCGGCATTTGTTTCGGAACTTGCTGATTCCCTATGATGGAACAGACGTTGCCAGATATCTGATCCAGCAAATTAAGTCGCGGGCGGCGGAAAGACCGCCTACCTCGTTGCAGCAATGCCATCTCTGTTGGGTCGTCGAGGATGTGACCCGGCGGGGACTGCCTAAGGGTTATCAGGTTGAACCTGCGCTTAAAGAATTGATGAGTGTTAAAGCGGAGTTGGAGTCAATCAATCTGTGTGTGGAACCGGTGGAAGTGCGCCAGGGTGACCCCATCTGTGAAATTCTGGAGGCTGCGCAGATGGGAGATGTCAGCGCGATCGCAGTGACATCTGGCAGCCTGGGTAAGTTCCAGGAGTTGTCCGCCCCCAGTTTCACTCGTGAACTTCTGCACCGAAGCTGGCATCCAATTATTTACTTCCCGCCGCCGCGATCCCAGGCTTAG
- the purB gene encoding adenylosuccinate lyase, translating to MIERYTLPEMGEIWTEAYKLKTWLQVEIAVCEAQAELGYIPATAVAEIKAKAQFDPQRVLEIEQEVKHDVIAFLTNVNEYVGEAGRYIHLGMTSSDVLDTALALQLVASLDVLTTQLEALVQAIRYQAQEHRNTVMIGRSHGIHAEPITFGFKLAGWLAEVLRHRDRLCYQKRAIAVGKISGAVGTYAHIDPQIEALACQKLGLEPDPASTQVVSRDRHADFLNALALLAASIERFAVEIRNLQRTDVLEVEEYFSKGQKGSSAMPHKRNPIRSERLTGMARLVRSYAVAGLENVALWHERDISHSSVERVAFPDACILTHFMLVEMTDLVKHLLVYPENMSRNMNVYGGVVFSQRVLLALVDKGLSREDAYAIVQSNAHAAWNKPDGNFQQLLRQDSRVTEKLSPEELDDCFDPRHHLKNLDQIYQRLGI from the coding sequence TTGATTGAGCGTTATACCCTGCCCGAAATGGGCGAAATTTGGACTGAGGCATACAAGTTAAAGACCTGGTTGCAAGTTGAGATTGCAGTTTGCGAAGCGCAGGCCGAACTGGGTTACATCCCAGCCACTGCCGTTGCAGAAATTAAAGCGAAGGCACAGTTTGACCCTCAGCGGGTGCTGGAGATTGAGCAGGAAGTGAAGCATGATGTGATTGCTTTTCTGACCAATGTGAACGAATATGTGGGGGAAGCTGGACGCTACATTCATCTGGGGATGACCAGTTCGGATGTGCTGGATACGGCACTGGCGCTGCAACTGGTTGCCAGTCTGGACGTGCTCACAACCCAGCTTGAGGCACTGGTACAGGCCATCCGCTATCAGGCTCAGGAACATCGAAATACAGTGATGATTGGGCGCTCTCATGGGATTCATGCAGAGCCAATTACGTTTGGCTTTAAGCTGGCGGGATGGCTGGCTGAAGTCCTGAGGCATCGCGATCGCCTCTGCTACCAGAAACGAGCGATCGCCGTGGGCAAAATCTCCGGTGCGGTTGGCACCTATGCCCACATTGACCCCCAAATTGAAGCCCTTGCCTGCCAGAAGCTGGGGCTGGAACCCGATCCAGCCTCAACTCAGGTGGTTTCCCGCGATCGCCATGCGGACTTTCTGAATGCCCTCGCCCTCCTGGCCGCCTCGATCGAACGCTTTGCGGTTGAGATCCGCAATCTTCAGCGCACAGATGTGCTGGAAGTTGAAGAATATTTCTCTAAGGGGCAGAAAGGCTCCTCGGCTATGCCCCATAAACGCAACCCAATTCGCTCTGAACGGTTGACCGGGATGGCACGACTGGTGCGCAGCTACGCCGTCGCCGGGTTGGAAAATGTTGCCCTCTGGCATGAACGGGATATTTCCCACAGTTCTGTGGAACGGGTTGCCTTTCCTGATGCCTGTATTCTCACCCATTTCATGCTGGTTGAAATGACAGACCTGGTCAAACATTTGTTGGTTTACCCCGAAAACATGAGTCGCAACATGAATGTTTATGGTGGTGTGGTCTTCAGCCAGCGGGTGTTACTTGCCCTGGTCGATAAGGGATTGAGCCGGGAAGACGCCTATGCGATTGTTCAGTCTAATGCCCATGCAGCCTGGAACAAACCGGACGGCAACTTCCAGCAATTACTCAGGCAGGATTCTCGCGTTACCGAAAAACTTTCTCCTGAGGAACTGGATGACTGTTTTGATCCCCGCCACCATTTGAAAAATCTGGATCAGATCTATCAACGATTAGGGATTTAA
- a CDS encoding DNA adenine methylase, which translates to MTLPKVCPKPKAPPIKSQGIKTKLVPLILASIKWDGKGRWIEPFLGSGSVLFNLQPDRALLSDTNRHIIGIYQAIQTGELSSASLRQYLEREGKKLESQGEDYYYQVRERFNESGNPFDFVFLNRASFNGVIRFNSKGQFNVPFCKKVDRFRQAYITKICNQVAWVSKILQGKDWTFIVQDWREMLARVMPDDFVYLDPPYVDRHTDYFNHWSHADADELAETIKNLSCGFAYSMWKKNKYRENEHLHQHFSRYPWITCNHYYHVGSTEDLRHAMEEALIISPGFLAFTENYP; encoded by the coding sequence ATGACGCTTCCTAAAGTTTGCCCAAAGCCTAAAGCTCCACCCATTAAGTCCCAGGGGATTAAAACAAAACTGGTGCCACTCATCCTTGCCAGTATCAAATGGGATGGTAAAGGGCGGTGGATTGAACCTTTCCTGGGGTCTGGGTCAGTTCTGTTCAATCTTCAACCGGATAGAGCACTCCTGTCAGACACCAACCGGCATATCATTGGAATCTATCAAGCAATTCAGACGGGTGAACTGTCATCTGCTTCGCTGCGGCAGTATTTAGAAAGGGAAGGGAAAAAGTTAGAGTCCCAGGGTGAGGACTACTATTATCAAGTGCGAGAACGATTTAATGAGTCTGGTAATCCATTTGATTTTGTTTTCCTGAATCGAGCTTCATTTAATGGTGTGATCAGATTTAACTCAAAAGGTCAATTTAATGTCCCTTTCTGTAAAAAAGTAGATCGGTTCCGGCAGGCTTACATCACCAAAATCTGTAATCAGGTGGCATGGGTCTCAAAAATTTTGCAGGGTAAAGACTGGACTTTCATTGTTCAAGACTGGCGAGAAATGCTTGCCAGGGTCATGCCTGATGATTTCGTCTATCTAGATCCACCTTATGTGGACAGACACACCGATTATTTCAATCATTGGAGCCATGCAGATGCTGATGAATTAGCAGAAACCATCAAAAACTTGTCCTGTGGTTTCGCATACTCCATGTGGAAAAAGAATAAATATCGTGAAAATGAGCATTTGCATCAGCATTTTTCTAGATATCCATGGATTACCTGCAATCACTATTATCATGTAGGATCCACTGAGGATCTGCGACATGCAATGGAAGAGGCGTTGATTATCAGTCCTGGCTTCCTGGCATTCACAGAAAACTACCCTTAG
- a CDS encoding tRNA (5-methylaminomethyl-2-thiouridine)(34)-methyltransferase MnmD: MLFSTGVSSTNWIPQLTEDGSYTFFSEEFDEAFHSRHGAKEEAFLKFATATDLVLRSQQGNLRLLDVCYGLGYNTAAALETIWATNPECQVEVYGLELDESVPRAAIAPPLVSAWSPPIQAILQELAFAHTCSRPDLNARLLIGDARQTIQILHQSGFQADAIFFDPFSPRRCPQLWTVEFITQVTRCLAPAGKLATYSRSAAVRSAMLEAGLSIGTIPLGDTHLPHEWSQGTVAALSALSLHPLSQMEQEHLCTRAAIPYRDPTLADPAPVILRRHWEEQQASQMESTSSWRRRWGVQ, from the coding sequence ATGCTGTTTTCCACCGGGGTCAGTTCTACTAACTGGATCCCACAGTTAACCGAAGATGGCTCTTACACTTTCTTCTCAGAGGAATTTGATGAGGCATTCCATAGCCGTCATGGGGCGAAAGAGGAAGCGTTTCTCAAGTTTGCGACAGCGACCGATCTGGTGCTGCGATCGCAGCAGGGCAACCTGCGTCTACTGGATGTATGCTATGGGCTGGGATACAATACAGCCGCTGCTCTGGAAACCATCTGGGCAACAAACCCGGAGTGCCAGGTTGAGGTCTACGGGCTGGAACTGGATGAGTCTGTGCCCAGAGCTGCGATCGCCCCACCCCTGGTCAGTGCCTGGTCACCTCCAATTCAGGCAATTTTACAGGAACTTGCGTTTGCCCATACCTGCTCACGACCTGATCTCAACGCCAGGTTGTTGATCGGCGATGCTCGTCAGACGATCCAGATACTCCACCAATCAGGGTTTCAGGCAGATGCTATTTTCTTTGACCCCTTTTCCCCCCGCCGTTGTCCCCAACTCTGGACCGTAGAGTTTATCACCCAGGTTACTCGCTGTCTGGCACCGGCTGGCAAGTTAGCCACCTATTCACGCTCAGCAGCGGTGCGATCGGCCATGCTGGAAGCAGGACTATCCATTGGCACAATTCCCCTGGGTGATACCCACTTACCCCATGAATGGTCCCAGGGGACTGTTGCTGCCCTGAGTGCCCTATCCCTTCATCCCCTCTCCCAGATGGAACAGGAACACCTCTGTACCCGTGCTGCCATCCCCTACCGTGACCCCACCCTCGCTGACCCCGCCCCCGTCATTCTTAGACGCCATTGGGAGGAACAACAGGCTTCCCAAATGGAATCAACCTCCAGCTGGCGACGGCGATGGGGAGTTCAGTAA
- the pruA gene encoding L-glutamate gamma-semialdehyde dehydrogenase: MVAILPNRYEENTQAIARQLLSATREQRSFFAQMRDQMRWDDRLLGWAMSNPGLRVQLFRFIDCLPSLQSKTEIARHLQEYLGDETVELPAALKGMLNFASPDSMPGHLAATTVSTAVETLAHKYIAGESIQQVIKTIERLRKERMTFTVDLLGEAVITEVEAQSYLDRYLELLEQLTDAAKRWSTVEQIDLAEGEDLPKVQVSVKLTAFYSQFDPLDEKGSQEKVSDRIRLLLRRARDLGAAIHFDMEQYYYKDMTLAILKQLLLEAEFRDRRDLGVTLQAYLRDSYQDLQDLIAWAKERGTPVTVRLVKGAYWDQETIKAVQKGWPQPVFNDKEATDANFEAMTRLLLENHAYLYGAIGSHNVRSQAHAIAIAETLNIPRRRFELQVLYGMADRLAKAITDRGYRVRVYCPYGELIPGMSYLIRRLLENTANSSFLRQNLEDRPVEELLAPPAMEKLKHEGSNLDPAASAYTLGTVESSSPHPPSFQNAADTDYANISQRKKIRYALQRVRQELGKTYLPLINGEYVQTEVQVDSLNPSNFKEKVGQIGLISVEQAEAAIAAAKAAFPAWKRTPVKERADILRRAADLMEQRRLDLIAWMVLETGKVVQEADPEVSEAIDFCRYYADEMERLEQGVAYDYPGETNRYQYQPRGVSLIISPWNFPLAIPTGMTVASLVAGNCTLLKPAEVSSVIAARLTEILVEAGIPKGVFQYVPAKGSTVGAHMVKHPDVHMITFTGSQEVGCRIYADAAILQPGQKHLKRVVAEMGGKNAIIVDESADLDQAVQGVVQSAFGYSGQKCSACSRVVVLEPIYDAFLRRLVEAARSLNLGPAEHPGTKIGPVIDSHARDRIKEYIEKGRMECEVALEMPAPDGGYFVGPVIFRDVSPEAVIAQEEIFGPVLAVMRAKTFDEALAIANGTRYALTGGLYSRTPSHIERAATEFEVGNLYINRGITGAIVARQPFGGFKLSGVGSKAGGPDYLLQFLEPRVVTENVQRQGFAPIAGVDGPHQEPSGR, encoded by the coding sequence GTGGTTGCTATTTTGCCCAATCGTTACGAAGAGAATACTCAGGCGATCGCCCGTCAGCTTTTATCTGCGACCCGCGAACAGCGCTCGTTTTTTGCTCAAATGCGGGATCAGATGCGCTGGGATGACAGGCTTCTGGGCTGGGCAATGAGTAACCCTGGTTTGCGGGTACAGCTTTTCCGGTTTATTGATTGTTTACCCTCTCTGCAAAGCAAAACTGAAATTGCGCGCCACTTGCAGGAGTATCTGGGGGATGAAACGGTGGAGCTACCGGCAGCGCTGAAGGGGATGCTCAACTTTGCCAGTCCCGACTCGATGCCAGGGCACCTGGCTGCCACGACGGTTTCCACAGCGGTTGAGACGCTGGCACACAAGTATATCGCCGGGGAAAGCATTCAGCAGGTGATTAAAACGATTGAGCGGCTGCGGAAGGAGCGGATGACCTTCACGGTGGATTTGCTGGGGGAAGCAGTGATTACTGAAGTCGAGGCTCAATCCTATCTGGACCGCTACCTGGAACTGCTGGAACAATTGACGGATGCTGCCAAGCGCTGGTCAACGGTGGAGCAAATTGATCTGGCAGAAGGAGAGGACCTCCCTAAAGTGCAGGTATCGGTGAAGCTGACCGCGTTTTATTCCCAGTTTGACCCCCTGGATGAGAAGGGAAGTCAGGAAAAAGTGAGCGATCGCATCCGCCTGCTGCTGCGCCGTGCCAGAGACCTGGGGGCAGCCATTCACTTCGACATGGAGCAGTACTACTATAAGGACATGACCCTCGCCATCCTGAAGCAACTGTTACTGGAAGCGGAATTTCGCGATCGGCGAGATCTGGGTGTGACGCTTCAGGCATACCTGCGCGATAGTTACCAGGATTTACAGGATCTGATCGCCTGGGCAAAAGAGCGGGGCACTCCTGTTACCGTTCGCCTGGTGAAGGGGGCGTACTGGGATCAGGAAACCATCAAGGCGGTTCAAAAGGGCTGGCCACAGCCCGTCTTTAACGATAAGGAAGCGACCGATGCCAATTTTGAAGCGATGACCCGCCTGCTGTTAGAGAACCATGCGTATCTCTATGGGGCGATTGGGAGTCACAATGTTCGTTCTCAGGCACATGCGATCGCGATCGCTGAAACCCTCAATATTCCCCGGCGTCGGTTTGAGCTACAAGTCCTCTATGGCATGGCAGACAGGCTGGCTAAAGCCATCACTGATCGAGGCTACCGGGTGCGGGTTTACTGCCCCTACGGCGAACTCATCCCCGGCATGTCCTACCTCATTCGACGTTTGCTGGAAAACACGGCCAACAGTTCCTTCCTGCGCCAGAACCTGGAAGATCGTCCGGTCGAAGAATTGCTGGCACCCCCGGCAATGGAAAAGCTGAAGCATGAAGGTTCAAACCTGGATCCGGCTGCTTCAGCCTACACTCTGGGAACAGTAGAGTCGTCCAGCCCCCATCCTCCCTCCTTCCAAAACGCGGCTGACACCGACTATGCCAACATTAGCCAACGAAAGAAAATCCGCTACGCCTTGCAGCGAGTGCGGCAGGAGTTAGGAAAAACCTATCTGCCACTGATTAACGGTGAGTATGTGCAGACTGAAGTCCAGGTAGACTCCCTCAATCCTTCTAACTTCAAGGAAAAGGTGGGACAGATTGGGCTGATCAGTGTGGAACAGGCAGAGGCAGCGATCGCGGCGGCAAAAGCGGCTTTCCCGGCATGGAAGCGCACGCCGGTAAAAGAGCGGGCAGATATTCTGCGCCGGGCGGCGGATTTGATGGAGCAGCGCCGCCTGGATTTAATCGCCTGGATGGTGCTGGAAACGGGGAAAGTCGTGCAGGAGGCAGACCCGGAGGTATCAGAGGCGATCGACTTTTGTCGCTACTATGCCGATGAAATGGAACGCCTGGAGCAGGGGGTTGCCTATGACTATCCGGGCGAAACCAATCGCTATCAATACCAGCCCAGGGGAGTTTCCCTGATTATCTCACCCTGGAACTTCCCACTGGCAATTCCGACCGGAATGACGGTGGCGTCCCTGGTGGCCGGGAACTGCACCCTGTTGAAACCCGCAGAAGTCTCCTCGGTGATTGCAGCCAGGCTCACGGAAATTCTGGTTGAGGCCGGTATTCCCAAAGGAGTTTTTCAGTATGTTCCAGCGAAGGGATCGACCGTCGGGGCACACATGGTCAAACATCCTGATGTGCATATGATTACCTTTACTGGCTCCCAGGAAGTGGGTTGTCGCATTTACGCCGATGCAGCCATCCTGCAACCGGGGCAGAAGCATTTGAAACGGGTGGTGGCAGAAATGGGGGGTAAAAACGCCATTATCGTGGATGAAAGTGCTGACCTGGATCAGGCCGTCCAGGGAGTGGTACAGTCTGCCTTTGGCTATAGCGGTCAAAAGTGTTCTGCCTGCTCTCGGGTTGTGGTGCTGGAGCCAATTTATGATGCCTTCCTGCGGCGGCTGGTGGAAGCGGCGCGATCGCTCAACCTGGGTCCGGCGGAGCATCCCGGCACAAAGATTGGTCCTGTTATTGATAGCCATGCCCGCGATCGCATCAAAGAGTACATTGAAAAGGGGCGTATGGAATGCGAGGTGGCACTGGAGATGCCCGCTCCCGATGGCGGCTACTTCGTTGGTCCAGTCATTTTCCGGGATGTTTCCCCAGAGGCTGTCATTGCCCAGGAAGAGATCTTTGGTCCTGTTCTGGCAGTCATGCGGGCAAAAACCTTTGATGAAGCACTGGCAATTGCCAACGGTACCCGCTATGCCCTGACAGGGGGACTTTACTCCCGCACACCCTCCCACATTGAACGGGCAGCAACTGAGTTTGAAGTGGGCAACCTGTACATCAATCGGGGAATTACAGGGGCGATCGTCGCTCGTCAGCCCTTTGGCGGGTTCAAACTCTCTGGCGTTGGTTCAAAAGCGGGGGGACCCGATTACCTGCTGCAATTCCTGGAACCACGGGTTGTGACTGAAAATGTCCAGCGGCAGGGCTTTGCTCCCATTGCAGGGGTGGATGGACCCCATCAAGAACCCTCCGGCAGGTGA
- a CDS encoding amidohydrolase family protein, with protein MGCTVIRHAIVFTIDDSNTIYPDGTVVLQDDRIVAVGSGETIPIPANATQVIDCQRRMAVIPGLIDTHSHSSLLRGVTENKQLLDWLPRYQLEHRALNEEDAYYAALLSYLEALKSGTTCVMDMYRYMHRCADAAGILGIRVNLVPYVADMPGKDFFETSETNRRLIETHHQTQNGRIQVWLGLEHLFYCSREAFAKAKAYADDYGVRIHTHSSEQKEEVEAVVQHFGQRPIALFQEYGILGEKTAIAHCVWLDQDEIQILADTGTAVSHCPTSNAKLAGGIAPILEFKQAGITVGLGTDGNISNNNLDMFEAMKFASLLQKVHRYDATALPAPDALRMATIEGAKLLGLDHEIGSIAPGKKADLLLVDLWQPNLMPLIWDDNDTNILWNLVYAARGSNVHTVFVNGEMVLQAGRSTRVNEAEVLEAIQAQTTNHLQRRAPFVLGNRGQEMGEVVSC; from the coding sequence ATGGGTTGTACCGTTATTCGTCATGCTATTGTTTTCACCATTGATGACAGTAACACCATCTATCCTGATGGCACAGTTGTTCTTCAGGATGACCGGATTGTTGCTGTTGGTTCTGGTGAAACTATACCAATTCCAGCGAATGCAACCCAGGTGATTGATTGCCAGCGCAGGATGGCAGTCATTCCCGGTTTGATTGACACCCATTCCCATTCCAGCCTGTTACGAGGAGTTACAGAAAATAAACAGCTTTTAGACTGGTTGCCCCGTTATCAGTTGGAGCATCGGGCACTGAATGAGGAAGATGCTTACTATGCAGCGCTCCTCTCCTATCTAGAAGCGCTCAAGAGTGGCACAACCTGTGTCATGGATATGTACCGCTACATGCACCGCTGTGCAGATGCGGCAGGTATTTTGGGGATTCGGGTTAATCTGGTGCCCTATGTCGCGGATATGCCAGGTAAGGACTTTTTTGAAACTTCAGAAACCAATCGCCGATTAATTGAAACCCACCACCAGACTCAAAATGGACGTATCCAGGTCTGGCTGGGCTTAGAACATCTTTTCTATTGCTCCCGGGAGGCGTTTGCCAAAGCCAAGGCCTATGCTGATGACTATGGAGTGCGGATTCATACCCATAGCAGTGAGCAAAAGGAAGAAGTTGAGGCTGTGGTTCAACATTTTGGTCAACGACCGATCGCCCTGTTCCAGGAATATGGGATTTTGGGGGAGAAAACGGCGATCGCTCACTGCGTCTGGCTCGACCAGGATGAAATTCAAATCCTGGCAGATACAGGTACGGCTGTTTCCCACTGTCCCACCAGCAATGCCAAACTGGCTGGTGGCATTGCGCCCATTCTGGAATTCAAGCAGGCAGGAATCACCGTAGGGTTGGGAACCGATGGCAACATCTCCAACAACAATCTGGATATGTTTGAAGCCATGAAATTTGCCTCCCTCCTGCAAAAAGTGCATCGCTATGATGCGACTGCCCTGCCTGCTCCTGATGCACTACGGATGGCTACTATTGAGGGTGCAAAGTTGCTTGGTTTAGACCATGAGATTGGGTCAATTGCACCTGGCAAGAAGGCAGACCTGTTACTGGTCGATCTCTGGCAGCCCAATCTGATGCCGCTGATCTGGGATGACAACGATACCAACATCCTGTGGAACCTGGTTTATGCTGCCCGTGGTTCTAATGTTCATACGGTGTTTGTTAATGGGGAAATGGTTTTGCAGGCTGGTCGCAGTACCCGCGTCAACGAAGCAGAAGTTCTGGAAGCGATTCAGGCACAGACCACAAACCATCTGCAACGGAGAGCGCCATTTGTATTGGGGAACAGGGGACAGGAGATGGGAGAAGTTGTTAGTTGTTAG
- a CDS encoding NblA/ycf18 family protein, with translation MDTPIELTLEQQFSIRSFETQVQKMSREQAQDFLVKLYEQMVMRENMYKHFLKHEWGLEPGPQFQ, from the coding sequence ATGGATACACCGATTGAGTTAACCCTGGAGCAGCAATTCAGTATTCGCTCTTTTGAAACCCAGGTTCAGAAGATGAGCCGTGAACAGGCTCAAGACTTTCTGGTCAAGCTGTATGAGCAGATGGTGATGCGCGAAAACATGTACAAGCATTTCCTGAAGCACGAGTGGGGTCTAGAGCCAGGTCCCCAGTTCCAGTAA
- the thrC gene encoding threonine synthase produces MTQATQTQATQTQATQQKSQSTATFRALKCKECGAEYEPKAIHVCEFCFGPLEVAYDYSALRRMVTRESIQAGPHSIWRYRPFLPVTTDQPIDVGTGMTPLVQANRLARRLGLSKLYIKNDAVNMPTLSFKDRVVSVALTRARELGFSTVSCASTGNLANSTAAIAAHAGLDCCVFIPADLEAGKVMGTLIYSPTVMAVQGNYDQVNRLCSEVANTHGWGFVNINLRPYYSEGSKTLGYEVAEQLGWQLPDHIVAPLASGSLFTKIYKGFREFVDIGLVEDKAVRFSGAQAEGCSPIAQAYREGRDFISPVKPNTIAKSIAIGNPADGVYAVDIARKTNGSIESVTDAEIIDGIKLLAETEGIFTETAGGTTVAVLKKLVEAGKIDPGETTVIYITGNGLKTQEAVQGYIGEPLTIEPKLDSFERALERSRTLERLEWQQVMV; encoded by the coding sequence ATGACTCAGGCAACCCAAACTCAGGCAACCCAAACCCAGGCAACCCAACAAAAATCCCAGTCAACAGCGACCTTTCGGGCGTTGAAATGTAAAGAATGCGGCGCAGAATATGAACCGAAGGCAATTCATGTCTGTGAGTTCTGCTTTGGTCCCCTTGAAGTGGCTTACGATTACAGTGCCCTTCGGCGAATGGTCACCCGTGAAAGTATCCAGGCAGGACCCCATTCCATTTGGCGCTACCGCCCATTTTTGCCTGTAACAACCGATCAGCCCATTGATGTTGGCACGGGTATGACTCCGCTGGTGCAGGCAAACCGGCTGGCCCGTCGTCTGGGGCTAAGCAAGCTTTACATTAAGAATGATGCAGTTAACATGCCGACCCTCAGTTTCAAGGATCGGGTGGTATCCGTTGCTCTCACCCGGGCGCGTGAGCTGGGCTTTTCAACGGTGTCCTGTGCCAGTACGGGTAATCTAGCGAACTCAACAGCAGCGATCGCTGCCCATGCGGGGTTGGACTGTTGTGTCTTTATCCCGGCGGATCTGGAAGCTGGCAAGGTCATGGGTACCTTGATTTATAGCCCCACTGTGATGGCTGTCCAGGGCAATTATGACCAGGTTAATCGTCTCTGTTCTGAAGTGGCAAATACCCACGGTTGGGGATTTGTCAACATTAACCTGCGTCCTTATTACTCAGAAGGATCAAAAACCCTGGGCTACGAAGTGGCAGAACAACTGGGCTGGCAGTTGCCCGATCATATTGTGGCTCCCCTGGCATCTGGATCTCTGTTCACTAAAATCTATAAGGGGTTTCGTGAGTTTGTTGATATTGGGCTGGTGGAAGATAAGGCTGTCCGTTTTAGCGGTGCTCAGGCGGAAGGCTGTTCACCGATTGCCCAGGCATATCGGGAGGGACGGGATTTCATTTCTCCAGTGAAACCAAACACCATTGCCAAGTCGATCGCGATCGGCAATCCAGCCGATGGCGTGTATGCGGTTGACATTGCCCGTAAAACCAACGGCAGCATTGAATCAGTGACGGATGCTGAAATTATCGATGGGATCAAGCTGCTGGCTGAAACCGAAGGAATCTTTACTGAAACGGCTGGTGGAACGACCGTGGCTGTTCTCAAGAAGCTCGTAGAAGCCGGTAAGATTGATCCGGGTGAGACTACGGTCATTTATATCACAGGCAATGGCTTGAAGACCCAGGAAGCCGTTCAAGGGTATATCGGGGAACCACTGACGATTGAGCCAAAGCTCGACAGCTTTGAGCGTGCGCTGGAGCGCTCTCGTACACTGGAACGTCTGGAATGGCAGCAGGTGATGGTTTAG